Proteins encoded by one window of Marixanthomonas sp. SCSIO 43207:
- a CDS encoding aspartate aminotransferase family protein encodes MKEDFFKYQTQTTPHPLAVEVSHAEGSYIYDNNHNKHLDFVAGVSACSLGHRHPRVVNAVKNQLDKYLHVMVYGEYIQQPAVEVAKILASHLPKPLETTYLVNSGAEAIDASLKLARRATNRSEIIYAHNAYHGNTFGALSVMGYEDRKKPFAPLIPDCHPIRFNNFEDIHKITSKTAAVILETIQGGAGFIIPKKEYLQKIRERCNETGTLLILDEIQPGFGRTGKLFGFEHFDIVPDILVMGKGMGGGLPIGAFTASQQHMALLKDNPKLGHITTFGGNPVIAAAALATLKEITETNLISETLQKEEIFRKQLKHPLIKEIRGKGLMLALIFESAEIASEVILQCKDKNLILFWLLFEPKAVRITPPLTISEEEIKEGCDIITEVLNSIKNQ; translated from the coding sequence ATGAAAGAAGATTTTTTTAAATATCAAACACAAACCACACCACATCCATTAGCTGTAGAAGTATCACATGCAGAGGGAAGCTATATTTATGACAACAACCATAATAAACACCTAGATTTTGTAGCAGGAGTTTCGGCCTGTAGTTTAGGTCATCGTCATCCACGAGTTGTAAATGCTGTTAAAAACCAGTTGGACAAATACCTTCACGTGATGGTATATGGCGAGTACATTCAACAACCAGCTGTAGAAGTTGCAAAAATATTAGCCAGTCACTTACCCAAACCTTTAGAAACAACTTATTTGGTTAACAGTGGTGCCGAAGCTATAGATGCATCTTTAAAATTAGCACGCAGAGCTACCAACCGATCAGAAATTATATATGCTCATAATGCTTATCATGGTAATACCTTTGGGGCGCTAAGCGTGATGGGGTATGAAGATCGCAAAAAACCTTTTGCACCACTTATACCCGATTGTCATCCTATTCGGTTTAATAACTTTGAAGATATACATAAAATTACTTCAAAAACCGCTGCAGTTATTTTAGAAACCATTCAAGGCGGAGCCGGATTTATTATTCCGAAGAAAGAATATCTACAAAAAATAAGAGAGCGCTGTAATGAGACTGGTACATTACTTATTTTGGATGAAATACAACCAGGATTTGGTAGAACGGGTAAGTTATTCGGTTTTGAGCATTTTGACATTGTACCAGATATTTTGGTAATGGGAAAAGGAATGGGTGGTGGCTTACCTATTGGTGCATTTACTGCTTCACAACAACATATGGCGCTACTGAAAGATAACCCCAAACTTGGTCATATTACAACTTTTGGCGGTAACCCTGTTATTGCTGCAGCTGCTTTGGCAACTTTAAAAGAAATAACAGAAACCAATTTAATTTCTGAAACACTTCAGAAGGAAGAAATTTTCAGAAAACAATTGAAACATCCTTTGATTAAAGAAATTAGAGGAAAAGGATTGATGTTGGCTTTGATATTTGAATCTGCTGAAATTGCTTCCGAAGTTATTTTACAATGTAAAGACAAAAATTTGATACTCTTTTGGCTATTATTTGAGCCCAAAGCTGTACGTATTACTCCGCCTCTTACCATATCAGAAGAAGAAATTAAAGAAGGATGTGACATTATAACAGAAGTGCTCAATTCAATAAAAAATCAATAA